Genomic window (Gammaproteobacteria bacterium):
CCGGCACCGTGCGCCTCGATGGCCATGTCGGTGACTTCTGCTACGTGCCTGGCGCGGACGGGACGCTGCTGCTCGCCGCGGACGACCTGCCGGTGGAGCGCTGCGCGCGCATGGGGCTCGGCACGGAGGAGGCGCGCACGGCATCGGCCCGCCAGTCGGTCGCCTTCGCCAATTACCTCGGCAGCCGTGCAGCCGATCCGGCGTTGCGGATCGAGGTCGTGGCCCATGGCAACGCGCAGCCGGCGGTGCCGTATCCGGCGTTGCTGGCCGGCCTCACCGCCGGCGAATGGAACGCCGTGGCCAGGCAGAACAACCGCGTCAGCATCACGCTTCTTCCGGGCCAGCCGCAGCGCTAGGCTGTGGCATTCCGGCTACCGCAGCGAAACCACGTGATCTACCAGGCTCCCCCCGGCCTGCGGGGCGCACACCTGCAGTCGCTGCTCGCGACCCTGCCATTGCGCCGGCACCTGGTGTGGCGGCGCGTGGGCGCTTCCCTGGGCGGCACCCGCAGCGAGGTGCTCGATGCCGGCGCCGGGGTGCGCCTGCTCGCGGAGCACACGCCGCCGCCAGTGGCCGGGTCGGGGCGGCTCGCCGTGCTGATCCACGGCTGGGAGGGCAGCGCGGCTTCGCTCTACATGGTCTCCCTGGCGGCGCGACTGGTACAGGACGGCTTCCGCGTGGTGCGCCTCAACCTGCGCGACCATGGCGATTCGCATCACCTGAACCCGGGCATCTTCCATTCCTGCCGCCTCGACGAAGTGCTGGGCGCGCTGGCGACCTTGCAGGACCGTTTTGCCGGCGAGCGCCTGCACCTCGCGGGCTTCTCGCTGGGCGGCAACTTCGCGCTGCGCGTGGCGGCGCTTGCGCCGGCAGCCGGCCTGCGGCTGGTGAAAGTGGTGGCCGTCTGCCCGGTGCTCGATCCGCGGCACACGCTGGAGGCACTCGACGGCGGCCTGCCGATGTATCGCCTGTACTTCCTGCGCAAGTGGCGCCGCTCGCTGGAGCGCAAGCGGCGTGCCTTTCCCGATCTCTACGAGTTCGGCCGGCTCGGCCGCTTCCGCAGCCTGCGCGAGATGACGGGATACTTCGTCAGCCATTTCACCGGGTTCCCGGACCTGGATGCCTACTTGCGGGGCTATGCCATCACCGGTGACCGGCTGGCGGGGCTGGAGATCCCGGCCGACGTGCTGCTGGCCGATGACGACCCGGTGATTCCGGTCGCGGACGTGGCCGCGCTCGCGCCAGCGGCTGCGCTGACCGTGCATCGCAGTGCCCATGGCGGCCATTGCGGGTTCATGCAGGGATACCGCCTGCAGAGCTGGCTCGACGACTTCGTCGCCCGGGCCTTCGACACCTGACGCCCATGCAGCGAACAGCCTGCCCCGCGTCGCGGTACATGGGTACTGCAGAGGTCGCGGGCCGTGTAACCTTGCACGGATGAGCCAGGGGACAAACCAGCCGTGACGCGCCGCTTCGACAAGCGCCTGGCGGCGCTGGCCACGCTGGCGCAGCCGGAGCTGCTGCGTGGCGGGCTGCGCGGCGTGGAGAAGGAATGCCTGCGCGTCACGCCGGACGGGCTGGTGGCGCAGACGGGGCACCCGGTGGCACTGGGTTCGGCACTGACCAACCGCCACATCACCACGGATTACTCCGAGGCCCTCATCGAGTTCATCACGCCCCCGGAACGCAACACGCCGGCCACCCTGTCCTTCCTCGGCGACATCCATCAGTTCGCCTGGCCGGCAATCGGCGAAGAACTCTTCTGGCCGCTGTCCATGCCCTGCCGGCTGCGCGGCGAGCAGGACATCCCGATCGCCCGCTACGGCCGCTCCAACGTCGGCCGGATGAAGAGCGTGTACCGGCAAGGCCTGGGGTATCGCTACGGACGCTTCATGCAGGCGATTGCCGGCGTGCACTTCAACTTCTCGCTGCCCGGCGGCTTCTGGCCGGCGTACGCGCAACTGGAGCGCTCGCGGGCCGGCGCCGTCGAGCTGAAGTCGGCGGCCTACCTCGATGCGGTGCGCAACGTGCGGCGCATGGACTGGCTGCTGTTCTACCTGTTTGGCGCCTCACCCGCGGTGTGCCGCTGCTTCCTGCCGCAGGGTGGCCCGGGATTGGCGGAATTCGGCCCGGACACCTGGTTCGCACCCCATGCCACCTCGCTGCGCATGAGCGACATCGGCTACAAGAATGCCAGCCAGGACGGCATCTGGATTTCTGCCAACAGCCTGGAGGAGTACATCGCCGACCTGACCCGGGCCATCCGCACACCCAGCCCGGCCTTCGAGCGCATCGGCGTGCACGTCGATGGTGAATGGCGGCAGCTGAATCCGCACCAGCTGCAGATCGAGAACGAGTACTACAGCACCATCCGTCCGAAGCGCTCGGCGCTGAGCGGCGAACGCCCGACGATGGCCCTGCGTCGCGGCGGTATCGAATACCTGGAATTGCGTGCCCTGGACCTGGACCCGTTCGCGCCCACCGGCGTCAACCTGCGCGAGCTGCTGTTCGCCGAGGTGTTCCTGGTCTACTGCCTGCTGTGCGACAGTCCCGGCATCGACGCGGCGGAGCAGGGCGAGATCGATTTCAACCATCGCGCCGTCGCCCGGCGCGGACGCGAGCCGGGCCTGGTGTTGCGGCGCCGGGGCCGCGAAGTGGCCATGCGTGACTGGGCCGGCGAGATCCTCCAGTCCATGCAGGGTGTGGCCGAACTGCTCGATGGGGGTGACGGCGCCTGCCTGGCTGCCCTGCGCGAGTGCGCGATGCTGCTCGGCGAGCCGGAGGCGACCCCCTCGGCACGCGTGCTTCGCGAACTGCGGGCCAGCGGACAGCAGCTCTCCGGCTACGGACTGAGCCTCGCGGCCGGTTACCGGGAGCACTTCCTCTCCATGGCAGACGAGGCGAACACCCACTACCGCGTGCTGGAGACCGAGGCCCTCGCCTCGCTGGACCGCCAGTGCTGGATCGAGGAGCACGACACCCTGCCCTTCGACGAGTACCTCCGCGCCTACTACGCCTGAGCTGGTCCCGCCGGGGCCGTGATTTGCTATGCTGCGGGCCATTCTTCGCGGAGTCTGATTGCTTGGCGCGACTCTTCTACGTGTGCGTCCTCGTGGGCGTCGTGCTCACCGTGCTGCTGGCCGGCGTCTACCCGTTGCCGCAGCACACGCGCTACCGCTCGATCGTCAGCGTGATACCCGATGGCGGCCGCGAGGAGCGGTTCATCATGCGCTGGCCCGAGGACCGCGTGCAGCCGCTGCAGGCTGGACGTGCCGGATCCATCGTGCTGGCGGCGGGCGGCGCCTCGTTCCTGTCCGCGGCAGACGGCGGCAGCGCCAGCGTCGAGGTCTTCCGCATGCGGGATGCGGCCGGCAACGTGATCGGCCTTGCGAGCCGCAGCACCACGGCCAATGCGGGCGGCACGCAGGACGCCAGCTGGGCATTGCTGATCCCGAGCCGCGGCACCCTGTTCCTGTCCCGGCAGCAGGGCGGTGGTGCCACGCCGGAAGGCGGCAGCACAGGCGGGTCCGGCCGGGTCACCGGCGGCACCGGCGAGTTCGCGGCGCTGATCGGCAGCTACGATGAGGCCCGGGAAGCCGGCAAGCCGGCGGCAGATGGCAGCACGAGCGGCCAGATCACGCTCGTCACCCGCGTGCAGGCTGCACCCTGATGCGCATCCTGGTCGCCACGCTCGGCTTGCTGGCAGGCATCTTCCTCGGTGCCGTCCTGCTCATGCTCAATCCCATCAGTCTCGTGCAGGGCACCCCGGCGGCGCTGTCCGGTGCGGTGCGCGTGCTCGCCTGGGAATCCGGTGGCGGCTTCCGCGGCTTCGAGCTCACGCCCGGTGGCTTGCTGGGCCTGCGCAGCGCCGCGGGTCGTGCAGCGGCCTTCGGTGATCCGGCCCTGGAGCATGCGCGCGTGGAGATCGTCGCACTCAGCGACGACAGCGGCGGCCCGCCGGTGCTGGGCGTGCGGCTGAGTGCGATCGGCACCGGCAACTCGCTGCTGCAGGCGCGTCTTGGCACGGTGGTGGCATGGAGCCTGGCGTGGCCAGGCCAGGGCAGCGTCATGCTGGCGGGCTCGGAGAACTACTGGGCGCCTTTTCGCGATGGGCTGTGGTCGGCGATGCGCGGCCGCGGCTACCAGCCAGGTCGTGCACATTACCTGCTGCCGCCACTGCCACGCCTCGGTGCGCCATGGCTCGTTTCCGGCACCGGAGCCTTTGCCGGGGTCCATGGCAGCTTCCGCGAGGAATTCACGCCTGTCGCCGCCAGGCCGGGCGATCTCACCGGTTCGCGCCAGCTGAGCCTCGCCACCGAGTGAGCGCCGCCGAGGCGGTCAGTGGCCGAGGGCCGCTTCCGCCAGTGCCTTGAACGGCACGCTGC
Coding sequences:
- a CDS encoding alpha/beta fold hydrolase, whose protein sequence is MIYQAPPGLRGAHLQSLLATLPLRRHLVWRRVGASLGGTRSEVLDAGAGVRLLAEHTPPPVAGSGRLAVLIHGWEGSAASLYMVSLAARLVQDGFRVVRLNLRDHGDSHHLNPGIFHSCRLDEVLGALATLQDRFAGERLHLAGFSLGGNFALRVAALAPAAGLRLVKVVAVCPVLDPRHTLEALDGGLPMYRLYFLRKWRRSLERKRRAFPDLYEFGRLGRFRSLREMTGYFVSHFTGFPDLDAYLRGYAITGDRLAGLEIPADVLLADDDPVIPVADVAALAPAAALTVHRSAHGGHCGFMQGYRLQSWLDDFVARAFDT
- a CDS encoding glutamate--cysteine ligase, whose amino-acid sequence is MTRRFDKRLAALATLAQPELLRGGLRGVEKECLRVTPDGLVAQTGHPVALGSALTNRHITTDYSEALIEFITPPERNTPATLSFLGDIHQFAWPAIGEELFWPLSMPCRLRGEQDIPIARYGRSNVGRMKSVYRQGLGYRYGRFMQAIAGVHFNFSLPGGFWPAYAQLERSRAGAVELKSAAYLDAVRNVRRMDWLLFYLFGASPAVCRCFLPQGGPGLAEFGPDTWFAPHATSLRMSDIGYKNASQDGIWISANSLEEYIADLTRAIRTPSPAFERIGVHVDGEWRQLNPHQLQIENEYYSTIRPKRSALSGERPTMALRRGGIEYLELRALDLDPFAPTGVNLRELLFAEVFLVYCLLCDSPGIDAAEQGEIDFNHRAVARRGREPGLVLRRRGREVAMRDWAGEILQSMQGVAELLDGGDGACLAALRECAMLLGEPEATPSARVLRELRASGQQLSGYGLSLAAGYREHFLSMADEANTHYRVLETEALASLDRQCWIEEHDTLPFDEYLRAYYA